In Toxoplasma gondii ME49 chromosome X, whole genome shotgun sequence, a single genomic region encodes these proteins:
- a CDS encoding phospholipase, patatin family protein (encoded by transcript TGME49_212130~Predicted trans-membrane domain (TMHMM2.0):208-231:232-252) — protein sequence MPGSKRIEADSRMADEREQSSGCWNRPAATQSSSDVVRRRLGGSSSQSGLLRVTSASASPTLLPSESPREGWRSEHLLLREDEGDASSYQGFAPNLLLPSTASPRLTVGETQGSFPLLAVSPSGDSGGSRTKEAHIPLPPGADVPESGSDTALEEDCHEWGVDGEAPEEDESEVEDVDEGVLFWRRMPAGDRLRWAAGRVFRVDTHSVLALPIFFLIAAILTVEVFFYICVRLLIAFTEAVFFHLASLAYWFRSVSLRRVFAAGTPAGKEVSRAALEASARAALAAEKAALEFTGLGVGAPEAAAAAPTAVAAPRALKNGWKLAPGTSPALEQELLGPASWPVFRLFSVPFAFAGRGWEWCRRACGSRRIGGRFRLLRKHEEGRDGDKKGERGEKGARLGSREGGGVACDRERTLRRTSTGSGEEREACPLRSRARLGEGEGAAGEGSKDGAEREERYAAGKQNSALKRQVSLRAEAPEDEPGETLMSHRGKLFKATTYDEYARLALIMDKITGREKWKHELETTLYDYEAVGKRLSILKKARQSGKLSALQEALRGSLRDQMFGVFRERLYSRTYLGTKVQAEEFIDEVCLCLKELRRHVRRRPDEVRRTFQQLQTSWGVTGLILSGGASLGLHHFGVLEVLLKARAEGRNLLPRVIGGCSAGAVVAAWLCTRTDEELLGQGTVEYLVEHWKALSPNSWLFRLWNVLTKGYMCDIDVWKASSKKLFGDLTFLEAYERTGRVLNISMTRADREESGVQVMNYVTAPNVLIWSAILCSCAFPFLSLPLPLREKSPKGKAVISKVFGCSYFHDGSLSGDIPTEQMREAWAVSYSIVSQVNLHVFPFAGLRTHGEAGIPVHWRGRSSKWRAGFLLSALELFFKEHIRFLLRLIALLDVSPTLRGINAGSLALQSYTGDVTLHPRYISARYLRLLNDTRPSDISWYLQEGRLMAFPKLHLIRNRMRIDRCFEDLAEALEEAAAAFAPAGNTRGVQKVF from the exons ATGCCTGGATCGAAGAGGATAGAAGCCGATTCACGAATGGCGGACGAGCGCGAACAATCGTCTGGCTGTTGGAACCGCCCGGCGGCGACCCAGTCTTCGTCGGATGTGGTGAGGCGGAGACTCGGCGGGTCTTCCTCTCAGTCGGGACTGTTGCGAGTGACCTCTGCATCGGCCTCGCCGACTCTCCTGCCTTCTGAGTCTCCGAGAGAGGGCTGGAGATCCGAGCACCTGCTCCTGcgcgaggacgaaggcgacgcgtcCTCGTACCAAGGATTCGCGCCGAACCTGTTGCTACCCTCGACCGCCTCGCCTCGCCTCACAGTCGGGGAGACGCAGGGGTCTTTCCCGCTGCTGGCGGTGTCTCCGAGCGGAGACAGTGGTGGATCGCGAACCAAAGAGGCCCACATTCCTCTGCCTCCGGGTGCAGACGTCCCAGAGTCCGGGAGCGACACTGCGCTGGAGGAGGACTGCCACGAGTGGGGAGTCGACGGCGAGGCGCccgaagaggacgagagcgaggTGGAAGACGTCGACGAAGGCGTTCTGTTCTGGCGGCGCATGCCTGCAGGAGATCGGCTGAGGTGGGCGGCAGGCCGCGTCTTCCGCGTCGACACCCACAGCGTTCTCGCACTGCCGATATTCTTCCTCATCGCCGCCATTCTCACGGTCGAGGTTTTCTTCTACATCTGCGTGCGCCTCCTCATCGCCTTCACCGAGGCAGTCTTTTTCCACctggcttctctcgcctACTGGTTccgatctgtctctctcagacGCGTCTTTGCCGCCGGGACGCCCGCAGGCAAAGAAGTTAGCAGAGCCGCCCTCGAGGCCTCCGCGCGGGCCGCTCTCGCCGCCGAGAAAGCCGCCCTCGAGTTCACGGGCCTCGGCGTTGGAGCCCCAGAGGCCGCTGCGGCGGCTCCGACCGCGGTCGCCGCGCCGCGGGCTCTGAAAAACGGGTGGAAGCTCGCGCCGGGGACGAGTCCTGCGCTCGAGCAGGAGCTCCTCGGACCTGCCTCCTGGCCTGTCTTTcggctcttctccgtcccGTTCGCTTTCGCCGGCAGAGGGTGGGAATGGTGTCGGCGAGCCTGCGGGTCGCGCCGGATCGGAGGACGCTTTCGACTCCTGAGGAAACacgaggaaggacgagatGGGgacaagaaaggcgaaagaggcgagaagggcGCGAGGCTCGGAAGCCGGGAAGGAGGTGGGGTCGCCTgcgaccgagagagaacTTTGCGGCGTACGTCGACCGGAAGCGGTGAGGAACGCGAAGCATGTCCTCTTAGGAGCAGAGCGCGCCTTGGAGAGGGCGAGGGTGCAGCGGGGGAGGGATCGAAGGacggcgcagagagagaagagcggtaTGCAGCCGGGAAGCAGAACTCCGCGTTGAAACGACAAGTCAGTCTCCGTGCAGAGGCTCCAGAGGACGAACCTGGGGAAACTTTGATGTCTCATCGCGGCAAGCTCTTCAAGGCGACCACGTACGATGAGTACGCTCGACTCGCGCTGATCATGGATAAAAtcacaggaagagaaaagtggaagcaCGAACTCGAG ACGACTTTGTACGACTACGAGGCTGTTGGCAAGCGCCTAAGCATTCTGAAGAAGGCCAGACAATCTGGAAAACTCTCGGCTCTCCAAGAGGCCCTACGAGGAAGTCTGCGTGATCAGATGTTCGGCGTCTTCAGGGAACGGTTGTATAG TCGAACGTACCTGGGGACGAAGGTGCAAGCCGAGGAATTCATCGACGAAGTTTGCCTGTGCCTGAAGGAGTTAAGACGCCACGTTCGTCGTCGACCTGACGAAGTGCGACGGACGTTTCAGCAACTTCAGACGTCCTGGGGGGTCACAGGCCTGATTTTGAGCG GAGGCGCTTCCCTCGGCCTGCACCACTTCGGCGTTCTGGAAGTTCTCCTCAAAGCACGAGCTGAAGGCCGCAACCTCCTGCCTCGA GTCATTGGTGGCTGCAGCGCCGGCGCCGTCGTCGCAGCCTGGCTCTGCACGAGGACAGACGAGGAGCTGCTGGGGCAGGGAACTGTCGAGTATCTCGTCGAGCACTGGAAAGCTCTGTCACCGAACTCTTGgctttttcgcctctggAATGTCTTGACAAAGGG CTACATGTGCGACATCGACGTATGGAAGGCTTCGTCGAAGAAACTCTTCGGAGACTTGACGTTCCTCGAGGCCTACGAGCGCACGGGTCGCGTCCTCAACATCTCCATGACTCGCGCAGACAG agaagAATCTGGGGTGCAAGTGATGAACTACGTGACTGCACCGAACGTACTGATCTGGTCGGCCATTCTCTGTTCCTGCGCATTTCCGTTCTtgagtcttcctctccctcttcgagagaaaagtcCAAAAGGAAAA GCTGTGATCTCCAAAGTCTTCGGGTGCAGCTACTTCCATGACGGCTCCCTCAGTGGAGATATTCCTACCGAGCAGATGCGAGAGGCCTGGGCTGTTAGTTACTCGATCGTCTCGCAG GTGAATCTCCAcgtcttccctttcgcgGGGCTCCGCACTCACGGCGAGGCTGGCATTCCG GTCCACTGGCGAGGACGCAGTAGCAAGTGGCGAGCAGGATTTCTTCTTTCAGCGCTCGAGTTGTTTTTCAAGGAGCACATT CGGTTTCTCCTGCGGCTGATTGCTCTCCTGGATGTCTCACCCACTCTTCGGGGGATCAACGCAGGAAGTCTAGCCTTGCAG TCATACACAGGAGACGTGACGCTGCATCCTCGCTACATCTCCGCAAGGTACTTGCGCCTTCTGAACGACACACGACCTTCCGACATTTCTTG GTATCTCCAAGAGGGCCGCCTGATGGCTTTTCCCAAGCTCCACTTGATCCG AAACCGCATGCGCATCGACCGCTGCTTCGAAGACCTCGCCGAGGCTCTCGAAGAAGCCGCTGCGGCCTTTGCGCCTGCAGGCAACACGAGAGGCGTCCAAAAAGTTTTCTGA
- the JMJD5 gene encoding histone lysine demethylase JMJD5 (encoded by transcript TGME49_212110~Gene product name based on ToxoDB Community Expert Annotation.) encodes MRRRPGMGSEAGRVQESPKGRLRQPPAERRDRVEHDEERDFSKDNEEKEANLSTCKKCRFLRALRFFADDCLPTNAALSRLLAYFQNEAAAKRDSELPLGLRLLFRDALEMFSEEPLCLLAPAALDNPFFSHPCAKAPRAASAETADEPRRDSDERCPNRDHGDTKEKERDNGDRDAAEARRAEDLVQSQVEKNSRQRQAALQLGEGDSVVLSRGVGGRSSAAPSSAAPSSAAPSSAAASASETVADCSSAVAFRASSSSLSPSSSASPSSASLSVSSAASSQRSSASSASACTSMCRRVRLEWLAETKERVDALHAASWRSLHAGKWSDVPQAFRAIYAFSACMLAVLFAANAAADLEWGVEAKAIARQDSQDTLGDEGDQALQNEGRSRCRRGEMPGEVPEDTQELSGEEDSDEGRRDLGGHGRRENGNGKKYSRLAFRYADLGLIMGGPETPVYDILQSFLNKCEGARISDTCPSSSFASASSSSSSPPSSSPSSSFSASPAASLSDAPPRSFGVSSSCAKRSRRRVERNEESGHEDQKVKEVVLPCTRWGMRRVPSVEATQLSLSEFLSRVFVPQRPLLIRGGASHWPAISKWSNWTFLKEKLGDRLLPVEVGQAYTADDWGQTLMRGETLLASILESACRGKRRRKEDKPTGDSDKQGDSKVKQDEIEDSATDTEDNEIEDSGRDDGEMETSGREEAEVEEDEMKEDELNAEKIETELSTEKQGASPSASTGRGRERTRHETECIREGSRDAAETGLSQKTTIRRRKRLKTLHTNMTLERPTRKPILYMAQHALLEQVPALAADCPTPDLALCAAQSDTLIRLAWIGPKGTVSPAHTDEWQNFFVQVVGCKRFQLYPPEASASLYPFPKGLLTNTSGAPLELFLEENEDQKDEQESAGMPGEKAERNRKHGEETRAEEDAVGPPARRPHHRLVLPSPRAVSSLPEAQSAEEAEEVEKRSQGRDKQEKEGLRQKRDEKEREEATRAPTGGDGCASPPEGRRKSDREALREEGTSREGRERGEYAKESLHASFPLFDRRRGFEVLVKPGDILFIPKLWWHLVFAETASVSLSHWVN; translated from the exons ATGCGGCGGCGTCCCGGAATGGGGAGCGAAGCAGGTCGAGTGCAAGAGTCCCCGAAAGGCCGTCTCCGCCAGCCACCGGCAGAACGCCGCGACAGGGTGGAGCACGATGAAGAGCGAGACTTCTCAAAGGacaacgaggagaaggaggcgaatcTGTCGACATGCAAGAAATGTCGATTTCTGCGagctctccgtttcttcgcggATGACTGCTTGCCGACGAACGCGGCCCTCAGCCGCCTTCTCGCGTATTTCCAGAATG aagctgcagcgAAACGCGATTCAGAACTTCCGCTAGGTCTGCGGCTGCTCTTTCGAGACGCGCTCGAGATGTTCAGCGAAgagcctctctgtctgcttgcCCCTGCCGCCCTCGACAATCCATTCTTCTCCCATCCCTGCGCAAAGGCTCCTCGCGCTGCGTCGGCGGAGACGGCAGATGAGCCGCGAAGGGACTCGGACGAAAGGTGCCCTAACCGAGACCACGGGGatacgaaagaaaaagagagagacaacggagacagggacgCAGCCGAGGCTAGAAGAGCTGAGGACCTGGTGCAGTCTCAGGTagagaagaacagcaggCAACGGCAAGCAGCGCTGCAGCTGGGAGAGGGAGATTCCGTGGTTTTGTCTCGCGGAGTCGGTGGCAGGTCCTCTGCTGCTCCATCCTCTGCTGCTCCATCCTCTGCTGCTCCATCCTCTGCTGCGGCGTCAGCTTCAGAGACCGTCGCCGATTGTTCCTCCGCCGTCGCCTTTCGTgcatcttcctcctctctctctccttcttcttccgcctccccttcgtctgcttcgctgtctgtgtcttctgctgcctcgtcgcagcgttcttctgcgtcttctgcctctgcatgcacttcgATGTGCAGGCGCGTTCGCCTGGAGTGGCTCgccgagacgaaggagagagtggacgcgctgcatgcagccagcTGGCGCTCATTGCATGCAGGAAAGTGGAGCGACGTTCCGCAGGCCTTCCGGGCGATCTATGCCTTCAGCGCGTGCATGTTGGCTGTGCTCTTCGCAGCCAACGCGGCGGCGGACCTCGAATGGGGAGTAGAGGCAAAAGCGATAGCCAGGCAGGACTCGCAGGACACCCtgggagacgagggagaccAGGCGTTGCagaacgagggaagaagTCGATGCCGAAGGGGAGAGATGCCAGGAGAAGTCCCAGAAGACACGCAAGAACTCTCAGGAGAAGAGGATTCagacgaagggagaagagacctCGGCGGACatggaaggcgagagaatgGTAACGGGAAGAAGTATTCGCGTCTCGCGTTCCGCTACGCGGATCTCGGACTGATCATGGGGGGACCGGAAACGCCTGTCTACGATATTCTCCAGTCCTTTTTAAACAAATGCGAAGGTGCTCGGATTTCGGATACCtgcccctcttcttcgttcgcttccgcgtcttcttcttcgtcctctccgccgtcttcttcgccatcgtcctcgttttctgcctcgcctgctgcttctctgtcggaTGCTCCTCCCCGCAgtttcggtgtctcttccAGTTGCGCaaagagaagtcgaaggcGAGTTGagcgaaacgaggaaagcggaCATGAAGACCAGAAGGTCAAGGAAGTAGTTCTTCCCTGCACGCGCTGGGGGATGCGCCGAGTGCCGTCGGTCGAGGCGACTCAACTGTCGCTGTCTGAATTCCTCTCCCGGGTCTTTGTGCCGCAGAGGCCGCTTCTGATTCGCGGCGGGGCTTCTCACTGGCCGGCCATCTCGAAGTGGAGCAACTGGACCTTTCTGAAAGAGAAGCTCGGAGACCGTCTTCTCCCCGTGGAAGTCGGCCAGGCCTACACGGCAGACGACTGGGGCCAGACGCTCATGCGCGGAGAAACGCTGCTCGCCAGCATTCTTGAGAGCGCCTGCAGAGGCAAACGGCGTCGCAAAGAAGATAAACCGACAGGAGACAGTGACAAGCAGGGAGACAGCAAGGTGAAGCAAGATGAGATAGAGGACAGtgcgacagacacagaggacaACGAGATTGAGGATagcgggagagacgacggTGAAATGGAAACCAgtgggagagaggaagctgagGTGGAGGAGGATGAGATGAAGGAAGATGAGTTGAATGCTGAAAAGATAGAGACAGAACTGTCGACAGAAAAGCAGGGCGCGAGTCCGAGCGCCTCAACTGGGAGGGGACGAGAAAGGACGAGACACGAGACAGAATGTATTCGagaaggcagcagagacgcagcggaAACTGGACTGTCACAGAAGACAACTATTCGGCGACGCAAACGTCTCAAAACTCTGCACACGAACATGACGCTTGAGCGACCTACACGAAAACCAATCCTGTACATGGCACAGCATGCCCTGCTCGAGCAAGTTCCGGCACTCGCAGCTGATTGCCCTACGCCTGACCTCGCTCTCTGTG CTGCTCAGTCTGACACACTCATCCGCCTCGCGTGGATCGGACCAAAGGGCACAGTGTCTCCTGCACACACGGACGAATGGCAGAACTTTTTCGTTCAAGTTGTGGGGTGCAAACGGTTTCAGTTGTATCCCCCAGAGGCCTCGGCGTCGCTGTACCCTTTTCCAAAG GGGCTTCTCACCAACACATCGGGTGCGCCTCTTGAGCTTTTCcttgaagaaaacgaagaccaGAAAGACGAGCAGGAGAGCGCAGGAATGccgggagagaaagcagaacgaAATCGAAAGCacggcgaagaaacgcgagctGAGGAGGACGCGGTCGGCCCTCCAGCGCGCCGCCCGCATCACCGACTggttcttccttcgcctcgagcagtgtcttctctgcctgagGCGCAGAgcgcagaggaagcggaagaggtggagaagcgaagccaAGGACGAGACaagcaagaaaaagagggactTAGGCAGAAGAGGGATGAAAAAGAGCGTGAGGAAGCAACGCGTGCACCAACAGGAGGAGATGGCTGCGCGTCACCACCGGAGGGTCGTAGGAAGAGCGATCGGGAAGCCCTGCGTGAAGAAGGGACttcgagagaaggcagagagagaggcgaataTGCGAAGGaatcgctgcatgcgtcgtttCCGTTGTTTgatcgaagaagaggcttcgAGGTGCTCGTAAAGCCGGGGGATATCCTCTTCATTCCGAAACTCTGGTGGCACCTAGTTTTCGCAGAAACGGCTTCTGTGTCGCTCTCCCACTGGGTGAACTAA